A genomic region of Prevotella scopos JCM 17725 contains the following coding sequences:
- a CDS encoding peptidylprolyl isomerase: protein MKKLLYSLLLTLVVANVQAQSLTDTLRHEVLLETDSGNILIQLYNETPRHRDNFLKLVRSGAYDGVLFHRIVKDFMIQTGDLGSKNAKPGEALGDTPETYSLPAEINYPKLLHRRGAVAAAREGDDVNPKRESSASQFYIVWGTKFSDGQLDKTQERLNAHTDSMVQMTPEIRKMYKEIGGTPHLDGQYTVFGQVLDGLDVVDRIQKQPTDDKERPLADVRIRKAIIVK, encoded by the coding sequence ATGAAGAAGTTATTATATTCTCTTTTGCTAACTTTGGTCGTAGCTAATGTTCAAGCACAGTCGTTAACTGACACATTACGTCATGAGGTTTTGTTGGAAACGGATAGTGGAAACATTCTCATCCAACTTTATAATGAAACACCACGTCATCGTGACAACTTCTTGAAGTTGGTCCGTAGTGGTGCGTATGACGGTGTTTTGTTCCACCGTATTGTTAAAGATTTCATGATACAAACGGGTGACCTCGGTTCAAAAAACGCTAAACCTGGAGAGGCTTTAGGAGATACGCCAGAAACATATTCGCTCCCAGCTGAGATAAATTATCCAAAGTTATTACACCGACGTGGCGCAGTAGCTGCAGCACGTGAGGGTGATGATGTCAATCCGAAACGTGAGTCGTCAGCTTCACAATTTTATATTGTTTGGGGAACAAAGTTCTCTGATGGACAACTCGATAAGACGCAAGAGCGCCTTAACGCACATACAGATAGTATGGTGCAAATGACACCAGAGATACGCAAGATGTATAAAGAAATTGGTGGAACTCCTCATTTGGATGGTCAGTACACTGTCTTCGGACAGGTGCTAGACGGATTGGATGTTGTTGATCGTATTCAAAAACAACCAACTGATGATAAAGAACGCCCACTTGCTGATGTCCGAATTCGAAAAGCTATCATCGTGAAATAA
- a CDS encoding IS256 family transposase, variant Zn-binding type, with protein sequence MKRGHLNGSQRWYCKCCKRSFVGHNRLTNTIVNNRYSKGNLTVKDLSEEYGVSTRTIYRKLTKSYKEELPNLLVRPVVVLMDATYWGRNFGVVIMKDSLSGDVLWFKFINRHERLEDYKEGISYLESLGYTIQGLVCDGFKGLRQAFPNYKFQLCQFHQVMTIKTKLTSRPKLEASKELLELSKMLCHTDKESFIGALKEWYTKWEDFLKERTTTEDGKSHYTHKALRSAFLSLKRNMSSLWTYYDYPELKMPNTNNAIESLNADLKTKLNLHKGISMERRKIFIQDFIKSHSPKK encoded by the coding sequence ATAAAACGTGGTCATCTTAATGGTAGTCAACGCTGGTATTGTAAGTGCTGTAAGAGGAGCTTTGTTGGACATAATCGCCTTACCAATACCATTGTCAATAATCGTTATTCCAAGGGTAATCTAACAGTCAAAGATCTATCAGAGGAGTACGGAGTTTCAACCAGGACAATTTATAGAAAACTCACCAAATCTTATAAAGAAGAACTTCCCAACCTTCTTGTTCGCCCTGTAGTGGTTTTAATGGATGCCACCTATTGGGGACGTAATTTTGGTGTCGTTATCATGAAGGATTCATTGTCTGGTGATGTACTTTGGTTTAAGTTTATCAATAGGCATGAACGTCTTGAAGACTATAAGGAGGGCATAAGCTACTTGGAGTCACTTGGGTATACCATTCAAGGGCTTGTATGCGATGGTTTTAAGGGACTTAGGCAAGCTTTTCCCAATTATAAATTCCAATTATGCCAGTTCCATCAAGTAATGACTATAAAGACAAAACTAACTTCAAGACCCAAGCTTGAGGCTTCAAAAGAACTGCTTGAATTATCCAAGATGTTATGTCATACGGACAAGGAGTCCTTTATTGGGGCTTTAAAGGAATGGTACACCAAGTGGGAGGATTTTCTTAAGGAACGGACAACAACAGAAGATGGAAAATCACATTATACTCATAAAGCTCTACGTAGTGCTTTTTTGAGCCTTAAAAGGAATATGTCGTCATTGTGGACATACTATGATTACCCTGAATTGAAGATGCCAAATACAAACAATGCCATTGAATCACTCAATGCAGATTTAAAGACAAAATTGAACCTACACAAGGGGATCAGTATGGAAAGAAGAAAGATCTTCATCCAAGACTTTATAAAGTCCCATTCTCCTAAGAAATAA
- a CDS encoding DUF5687 family protein: MTYWEAIQTLHKHFYISSRRNKIWQANSVAKYFYYALAVFIYAYFVWIGYKLADLKSIDNLGGYRFVYAVLPLFLFFDYLFRYTTDHRLLMHIRPYLLLSLPKHSYTDYLILRQLIVFKNANLLFLFIPFSIKTIIPELGTKALIGYTAGLYLLLLINGQFFQFTQVLTARGVRYWLIPILTYTSISLIAIFIPTPQTYFARCAEMGNAMIRGEFWIYALMVLVLIGMILLNRTVLEHRIREEQFSSTLSKSVKNNLKLTFFDRFKHIGEYLKIEFWTITRNKRIRLLFIFNTIGIIVFSMITAFDQESEIVQTNGFLYYSFIIFGLSSLTRLMCYEGNYYECLLMQRNSIKNLLLAKYYFYTALLSIPLLAFLPVAIWGKVSFWTILAFALFTAGVTYRILFQMAVYNKVTFSLKATHTGKNTNTNYIQLVVTIIALFSPFPILAVGTFWLEQPILTNILLSLLGIIFIFTHRHWISTISQTMKDNQYEQLEGFQRSR, encoded by the coding sequence ATGACTTATTGGGAGGCTATACAAACATTGCATAAGCACTTCTACATATCTAGTAGGAGGAATAAGATATGGCAAGCCAACAGCGTAGCAAAATATTTTTACTACGCGTTGGCTGTTTTTATTTATGCTTATTTTGTGTGGATTGGATACAAGTTAGCCGACCTCAAAAGCATTGATAATCTTGGAGGTTATCGTTTCGTTTATGCCGTGCTACCTTTGTTTCTGTTTTTTGATTATCTTTTTAGATATACAACCGACCACCGGTTGCTGATGCATATACGTCCATATCTACTCTTGTCGCTTCCTAAACACAGTTATACTGATTATCTAATTCTACGTCAATTGATTGTTTTTAAGAACGCAAACCTCCTCTTTCTCTTCATTCCTTTTAGCATCAAAACCATCATTCCTGAATTAGGTACAAAGGCACTGATTGGCTATACCGCAGGATTATATCTTCTTCTCCTTATCAATGGACAATTCTTCCAGTTTACGCAAGTGTTGACTGCACGTGGTGTTCGATATTGGCTCATACCTATTCTTACTTATACTTCTATCTCACTAATAGCTATCTTCATCCCTACCCCACAAACTTACTTTGCACGTTGTGCAGAAATGGGTAATGCGATGATTAGAGGTGAGTTTTGGATATATGCGCTAATGGTATTAGTGCTGATAGGAATGATTTTGCTAAACCGTACTGTACTTGAACATCGAATCCGCGAAGAACAATTTTCATCTACATTATCTAAGAGTGTCAAAAACAATCTTAAACTTACGTTCTTTGATCGTTTCAAACATATCGGAGAATACCTTAAAATTGAGTTTTGGACAATCACTCGCAATAAGAGAATACGTCTTCTATTCATTTTTAATACTATTGGTATCATCGTTTTTAGTATGATTACTGCTTTCGATCAAGAGAGTGAAATAGTTCAAACCAATGGATTCCTTTACTACAGCTTTATTATTTTTGGGTTAAGTTCACTCACAAGATTGATGTGCTATGAGGGAAATTATTACGAATGTTTACTGATGCAGCGCAATAGCATCAAAAATCTTCTGCTTGCAAAATATTACTTTTATACAGCCTTGCTATCTATTCCCCTCCTAGCATTCCTTCCTGTAGCGATTTGGGGAAAGGTAAGCTTTTGGACAATACTTGCCTTCGCACTCTTCACAGCTGGCGTTACTTATCGTATCCTCTTTCAAATGGCAGTATATAATAAGGTAACATTCTCCCTAAAAGCTACGCATACGGGAAAGAATACAAATACCAACTATATACAACTCGTGGTGACGATTATAGCTTTATTCAGCCCATTCCCTATCTTAGCAGTGGGAACATTTTGGCTAGAACAACCAATCCTTACCAATATCCTTCTTTCTCTTCTCGGTATCATCTTCATTTTCACACACCGTCATTGGATTAGTACAATCAGCCAAACGATGAAAGATAATCAGTACGAACAGTTAGAAGGCTTTCAGAGAAGTAGGTAA
- a CDS encoding LolA-like putative outer membrane lipoprotein chaperone has protein sequence MRQIKYLLLFVAIMVANVAIAQNTNQAKACLDKATAKVSSLGGFTARFALSRPGSVGRTSGTISVKGTKFVATTPQTTVWFNGTTQWSYMKSTDEVNISTPTEAQRLSMNPYALMTLYRQGYNLSMTTEGGAYVIHMKATTPKRNIPEAYVTVNKAYQLQTIKIKQANKWTTISVSDIQRKNLPDAIFTFNKKSHPSAEIIDLR, from the coding sequence ATGAGACAGATTAAGTATTTATTATTGTTCGTTGCCATCATGGTGGCAAATGTTGCAATTGCACAGAATACAAATCAAGCTAAGGCTTGTTTGGATAAAGCTACTGCTAAAGTGTCTAGCCTAGGTGGCTTTACAGCACGTTTCGCACTTTCTAGACCGGGTAGTGTTGGTAGAACATCGGGCACTATTTCTGTGAAAGGGACAAAATTTGTAGCTACTACCCCACAGACAACAGTGTGGTTTAATGGTACAACACAATGGTCATATATGAAATCTACTGACGAGGTGAATATTTCTACACCAACAGAGGCTCAGCGTCTTTCAATGAATCCTTATGCCTTGATGACACTATACCGCCAGGGCTATAACCTATCTATGACTACAGAAGGGGGTGCCTATGTAATACATATGAAGGCAACCACCCCAAAACGCAATATCCCAGAAGCTTATGTGACTGTCAATAAAGCTTATCAGTTACAGACCATAAAGATTAAACAGGCTAATAAATGGACCACTATTTCAGTCTCGGACATTCAACGTAAAAACCTTCCTGACGCCATTTTTACGTTTAATAAAAAGAGTCATCCATCAGCTGAGATTATTGACTTGAGATAA
- a CDS encoding FtsK/SpoIIIE family DNA translocase yields the protein MAKKKTTQKSKTFTEALGLNNIINDKTGFVAGLILLCVAIYICVAFFSYFSTGAADQSLVTDLRPREVENANRVFQNVCGSLGAIISYGLISRCFGIPAFIIPAFIALCGLRMMGVYKKLNLMKWFMGMALVMIWLSVTFAKVLTPLMGDQVYNPGGDHGAFCVQYMENLVGSPGLIAILVIVMLAYLTYITSETITVVRKMINPFGYIRDKVKFTVVHDSKGENAENLSENEAIEDENVVKPTEYVDSNIAEPIDLSTESTVTPQESDVVAQQKGNEKANKGAQQNTPNFEVEKENVVEQANSNTLANNNLPLTPINPREPFTKWKFPSLDLLKKYPSDSKTNYVSQEELEANKDRIIKVLNDFGVQISSIRATVGPTITLYEITPAQGVRISKIKNLEDDIALSLAAIGIRIIAPMPGKGTIGIEVPNAKPSIVSMFSILNSRKFQESTMELPIALGKTITNEVYMVDLAKIPHLLVAGATGQGKSVGLNAIITSLLYKKHPNELKIVLVDPKKVEFSVYSPIAKPFMAAVEENEDEPIITDVQKVVKTLKGLCVLMDERYDKLKAARVRNIKEYNQKFLRHELNPEEGHEFMPYIVVIIDEFGDLILTAGKEVEMPITRIAQLARAVGMHMIIATQRPTTTIITGNIKANFPGRIAFRVGAMMDSRIILDRPGAQQLVGRGDMLYLNGADPVRVQCAFVDTPEVENITKFIANQLGPVRPLEIPEPLSDDEVGGGGSLDAQTLDPLFEEAARAIVVTQQGSTSMIQRKMSIGYNRAGRLMDQMEKAGIVGAAKGSKPREVLISDEVSLDNLLTILRGQ from the coding sequence ATGGCAAAGAAGAAAACAACACAGAAAAGTAAGACTTTCACCGAGGCGCTCGGACTAAATAACATTATTAACGACAAGACTGGGTTTGTTGCAGGGCTCATCCTTTTATGCGTTGCTATCTATATCTGTGTCGCTTTTTTTAGCTATTTCAGCACAGGTGCAGCAGATCAAAGTTTAGTTACTGACCTTCGTCCAAGAGAGGTTGAGAACGCTAATAGAGTTTTCCAGAATGTATGCGGCTCACTTGGAGCTATCATTTCATACGGACTCATCTCTCGCTGTTTTGGTATTCCTGCTTTTATTATTCCTGCTTTTATTGCTCTTTGCGGATTACGCATGATGGGAGTTTATAAGAAGCTAAACCTCATGAAATGGTTCATGGGCATGGCTTTGGTCATGATTTGGCTCTCCGTTACCTTTGCTAAAGTTCTTACTCCTTTAATGGGAGATCAGGTATATAACCCAGGCGGAGACCATGGTGCTTTCTGCGTACAATACATGGAGAATCTCGTTGGTTCACCAGGATTGATTGCTATCTTAGTGATTGTTATGCTGGCTTACCTCACCTATATCACTTCTGAAACAATTACTGTTGTCCGTAAGATGATAAATCCTTTTGGTTATATTCGCGACAAAGTTAAGTTCACTGTTGTACATGACAGCAAGGGCGAGAACGCTGAAAATTTATCAGAGAATGAAGCGATTGAAGATGAAAACGTTGTAAAGCCAACTGAATATGTTGATTCAAATATCGCAGAACCTATTGATTTATCAACCGAATCAACAGTTACTCCACAAGAGTCAGATGTGGTGGCGCAACAAAAAGGCAATGAGAAAGCAAATAAAGGAGCGCAGCAAAATACGCCAAACTTTGAAGTTGAAAAAGAAAACGTGGTAGAACAAGCCAATAGCAACACGCTGGCTAACAACAACCTTCCATTGACTCCTATCAACCCACGTGAACCTTTTACGAAATGGAAGTTTCCGTCACTTGATCTACTCAAAAAATATCCTTCTGATTCCAAGACTAATTATGTTAGCCAAGAAGAGCTAGAAGCTAACAAAGATCGTATTATAAAGGTCCTGAATGATTTTGGAGTTCAGATAAGTAGTATCCGTGCTACGGTTGGTCCTACAATTACGCTTTATGAGATTACACCTGCACAGGGAGTTAGAATTTCTAAAATTAAGAATCTTGAAGATGATATTGCTTTGAGCTTAGCAGCCATTGGTATTCGTATCATCGCTCCTATGCCAGGCAAGGGTACGATTGGAATTGAAGTTCCAAACGCAAAGCCAAGTATCGTATCAATGTTCTCAATTCTAAATTCACGTAAATTTCAGGAGTCAACAATGGAGTTGCCTATTGCATTGGGAAAGACGATTACCAATGAGGTATATATGGTCGACCTTGCAAAGATTCCTCACTTGCTCGTTGCGGGTGCTACAGGTCAGGGTAAATCAGTTGGACTGAATGCGATTATTACCTCTCTTTTGTATAAAAAACATCCAAACGAACTGAAGATTGTACTTGTTGACCCAAAGAAGGTGGAGTTTAGCGTTTACTCTCCGATAGCAAAACCTTTCATGGCTGCTGTTGAAGAAAATGAGGATGAACCAATTATCACTGATGTCCAAAAGGTTGTGAAGACGCTGAAAGGTCTTTGCGTACTTATGGATGAACGTTATGACAAGTTGAAGGCAGCTCGTGTAAGAAATATAAAGGAATACAATCAAAAGTTCCTAAGACATGAACTGAACCCAGAAGAAGGTCATGAATTTATGCCTTATATCGTTGTCATCATTGATGAGTTTGGTGATTTAATCCTTACTGCAGGTAAAGAAGTCGAAATGCCGATCACACGTATTGCACAGCTCGCACGTGCCGTTGGTATGCACATGATTATCGCAACACAACGTCCAACAACAACGATTATCACGGGTAATATTAAAGCAAACTTCCCTGGACGTATTGCTTTCCGTGTAGGAGCAATGATGGACTCACGCATCATCCTCGATCGTCCTGGCGCACAACAGCTCGTAGGACGAGGTGATATGCTTTACCTCAATGGCGCTGACCCTGTTCGTGTTCAATGTGCATTCGTAGATACTCCTGAGGTGGAAAACATCACCAAGTTCATCGCTAACCAGTTAGGACCTGTCCGCCCATTGGAAATCCCAGAGCCGTTGTCTGATGACGAAGTTGGTGGAGGCGGATCACTTGACGCACAAACGCTTGACCCATTATTTGAGGAAGCAGCCCGTGCTATTGTTGTTACGCAGCAAGGTTCAACAAGTATGATACAGCGCAAAATGTCTATTGGCTATAATCGTGCTGGTCGTTTGATGGATCAAATGGAAAAGGCTGGTATCGTCGGTGCTGCTAAGGGTTCAAAACCACGCGAAGTATTGATAAGTGATGAGGTAAGTCTTGACAACCTACTCACCATCCTTCGTGGACAATAA
- a CDS encoding 3'-5' exonuclease has translation MSTVLYNKFDKSKISQLPRVTFPGKIVVVLNETEAEKAVNYLLSKDIIGIDTETRPVFKKGQRRKVALLQACDHEVCFLFRLNIIGVPDCIKRFLEDKTVPKVGLSLGDDILMLHQRVDFKPGYFIDLQDYVKSLGVEDMSLQKLYANVFHERITKREQLSNWENQILTDKQKIYASTDAWTCIMLYERLHELKHNGDYELVVVPPKVKDVSEHTDNEEEITKE, from the coding sequence ATGAGTACAGTATTATACAATAAATTCGACAAGAGTAAAATTTCACAGTTACCAAGGGTTACCTTCCCCGGTAAGATAGTCGTTGTCTTAAATGAAACAGAGGCAGAGAAGGCGGTGAATTACTTGCTTTCTAAGGACATTATCGGTATCGATACAGAAACACGTCCTGTCTTCAAGAAGGGACAACGCCGTAAAGTTGCACTCTTGCAAGCCTGTGACCATGAAGTTTGTTTTCTCTTTCGTCTGAATATCATAGGTGTACCCGATTGTATTAAACGTTTTCTTGAAGATAAAACTGTACCGAAGGTAGGTCTCTCATTAGGCGATGATATCTTGATGTTACATCAGCGTGTAGATTTTAAGCCTGGTTATTTTATTGATCTTCAAGACTATGTTAAGTCTTTAGGAGTTGAAGACATGAGCCTTCAGAAACTTTATGCCAATGTTTTCCATGAGCGTATAACGAAACGTGAGCAGTTATCAAATTGGGAGAACCAGATATTGACCGATAAACAGAAGATATATGCTTCCACTGATGCCTGGACATGTATAATGCTTTATGAGCGTCTGCATGAATTAAAACATAATGGTGATTATGAACTCGTAGTAGTTCCGCCAAAGGTAAAAGATGTGTCTGAACATACAGATAATGAGGAAGAAATAACAAAAGAATAA
- a CDS encoding class I SAM-dependent rRNA methyltransferase, translated as MYKQVYLKRGKEESLLRFHPWIFSGAINKIEEGLEEGDIVRVMTHDNRFIAVGHFQIGSIAVRVLSFHDVKIDDMFWESRLSAALHVRQSIGIIRKKSTRAGEFPNTTYRLVHGEGDNLPGLIIDIYGKTAVMQAHSVGMHVCREAVAEALVKVMGDELDSIYYKSETTLPFKAELGQENGFIYGYTENNIAIENGLKFHIDWLKGQKTGFFIDQRENRSLLEYYAKGRSVLNMFCYTGGFSVYAMRGGAEVVHSVDSSAKAIELTNKNVNLNFPGDARHEAICEDAFKYLDDNDGKYDLIILDPPAFAKHRSALKNGLRGYTRLNVKGFEKIKPGGLLFTFSCSQVVTKDNFRQAVFTAAAQAGRKVRILHQLHQPADHPINIYHPEGEYLKGLVLYVE; from the coding sequence ATGTATAAACAAGTATATTTAAAAAGAGGCAAGGAAGAGAGTCTTCTTCGTTTTCATCCATGGATTTTTTCGGGTGCTATCAACAAGATTGAGGAAGGGCTTGAAGAAGGCGATATTGTACGTGTTATGACGCATGACAATAGGTTTATCGCTGTCGGACACTTCCAAATAGGTTCAATTGCAGTCCGTGTCCTTTCTTTCCACGACGTAAAGATTGATGATATGTTTTGGGAAAGTCGCTTGAGTGCTGCCCTTCATGTACGCCAATCTATCGGTATTATTCGTAAAAAAAGTACCAGAGCAGGTGAATTTCCAAACACAACTTATCGTCTCGTACATGGTGAGGGTGACAATCTCCCAGGCTTGATAATCGACATATATGGTAAGACTGCTGTTATGCAAGCCCATTCTGTAGGTATGCATGTTTGTCGTGAAGCCGTTGCGGAAGCTCTTGTTAAAGTGATGGGGGATGAGTTGGATAGTATCTATTATAAGAGTGAAACTACGCTCCCTTTCAAGGCTGAACTTGGACAGGAGAATGGTTTCATCTATGGATATACTGAAAATAATATTGCAATTGAAAACGGTTTAAAGTTCCATATCGACTGGTTGAAAGGTCAGAAAACCGGTTTCTTTATTGATCAGCGTGAGAATCGTTCTCTGTTAGAGTATTATGCGAAGGGACGAAGTGTACTAAACATGTTCTGTTACACAGGTGGTTTCTCTGTTTATGCCATGCGTGGTGGGGCAGAGGTAGTACATTCTGTGGATAGTTCGGCTAAGGCTATTGAATTGACGAATAAGAACGTAAATCTCAATTTCCCTGGTGATGCACGTCATGAAGCAATCTGTGAGGATGCCTTCAAATATCTTGATGACAACGATGGAAAGTATGACCTTATCATACTCGATCCACCTGCTTTCGCTAAGCATCGTAGTGCATTGAAGAATGGATTACGTGGTTATACGCGATTGAATGTTAAGGGATTTGAAAAGATTAAGCCTGGGGGACTCTTGTTTACCTTCAGTTGTTCACAAGTCGTTACGAAAGACAATTTCCGACAGGCTGTCTTTACGGCTGCAGCCCAAGCTGGACGTAAGGTCCGCATCCTACATCAGCTACATCAGCCTGCTGACCATCCAATAAATATTTATCATCCCGAAGGCGAATATTTAAAGGGATTAGTCTTATATGTTGAATAA
- the tilS gene encoding tRNA lysidine(34) synthetase TilS has product MLNKVKRFIASEHLLRVDALYLIALSGGADSVALLLLLKNLGYRIEAVHCNFHLRGEESQRDEQFCEELCQRENIPFHKVHFDTLTYADLHKVSIEMAARELRYRYFFQLKEALGADGICVGHHKEDSVETILINLIRGTGLNGLVGIRPRMNDVIRPLLCVTRQEIEEYLRQQVVSYVTDSTNLVDDVVRNKIRLNVLPKLSEINPSVNDTILTTAYHLSEVDAIVQASLKAVLNKAVRFFNPEFEVNSNSLKNEPFQLSLSIIRGYSSPAYLLFHLLKPLGFSSSQIKEMASHLDGQTGQMWFSSTHELTHDREVFIVLPRDEAESRTLVIPETGRYVYDEHLSLRLTERTLLPSANVSFSKSPKIVDLNATSIRFPLTLRCVIEGDRFTPLGMRGTQLVSDFLTNLKRNRFEKRNQLVLLDASGTILWVVGQRINDSFKLTPESNACLRIEIL; this is encoded by the coding sequence ATGTTGAATAAAGTAAAACGATTTATAGCTTCTGAGCATCTGCTTCGAGTAGATGCTCTTTATTTAATTGCGCTATCTGGTGGTGCAGATAGTGTTGCTCTTTTGTTATTACTCAAGAATTTAGGTTATCGTATAGAGGCTGTTCATTGCAACTTTCACCTGCGTGGAGAGGAGAGTCAGAGAGATGAACAGTTTTGCGAGGAGCTATGTCAACGTGAGAATATTCCGTTTCACAAAGTCCATTTTGATACACTAACTTATGCTGACTTGCATAAGGTGAGTATTGAGATGGCAGCACGCGAACTACGATATCGTTATTTCTTTCAGTTGAAAGAGGCGTTGGGGGCTGATGGCATTTGTGTCGGTCATCATAAAGAAGACTCCGTTGAGACGATTCTAATAAACCTTATTCGCGGAACAGGCCTGAATGGTTTGGTGGGGATTCGTCCGCGCATGAATGATGTTATACGCCCTTTACTGTGTGTTACGCGTCAAGAAATAGAAGAATATCTTCGTCAACAAGTTGTTTCTTATGTTACAGACAGCACTAATTTAGTTGATGACGTAGTGCGGAATAAGATCCGATTGAATGTTCTTCCAAAGTTGTCAGAGATTAATCCATCGGTTAATGATACTATTTTAACGACAGCATATCATCTCTCAGAAGTCGATGCGATTGTACAGGCATCACTTAAAGCGGTTTTGAATAAAGCTGTTCGTTTCTTTAATCCAGAGTTTGAAGTTAATTCTAATAGTCTGAAAAATGAACCTTTTCAGCTTAGTTTGTCAATAATAAGAGGATATTCTTCACCCGCTTACTTGCTTTTTCACTTGCTTAAACCACTTGGCTTTTCATCTTCCCAGATAAAAGAAATGGCTTCCCATCTTGATGGTCAGACGGGACAAATGTGGTTTTCGTCAACACATGAACTCACTCACGACCGTGAGGTGTTTATAGTTTTGCCTCGTGATGAGGCTGAATCACGCACGCTCGTTATCCCAGAAACTGGACGTTATGTCTATGATGAGCATCTCTCTCTTCGGTTGACAGAACGAACTTTGCTGCCATCCGCAAACGTTTCTTTTTCAAAGAGTCCAAAAATAGTTGACCTTAATGCAACTTCGATTCGTTTCCCTTTGACTTTGAGATGTGTTATAGAAGGCGATCGTTTTACTCCACTTGGCATGCGTGGAACTCAGCTTGTGAGTGATTTCCTTACGAATCTCAAACGTAATCGGTTTGAGAAACGTAATCAGTTGGTTCTCCTGGATGCTTCTGGTACCATCCTTTGGGTTGTCGGCCAACGTATCAATGATAGTTTTAAGTTGACTCCAGAGAGCAATGCTTGTTTACGAATAGAGATTTTATAA